In a single window of the Gemmatimonadales bacterium genome:
- a CDS encoding indole-3-glycerol phosphate synthase TrpC encodes MLPGILREAERRAAAARGERPRLEREAARAPDPPDFVASLAAGGRVAVIAEIKRRSPSAGRLGAAVAGDVAALGRRLAEAGAAALSVLTEPRHFDGSLEDLVRVAAAVRVPVLRKDFLLDPAQLYEARAAGAAAVLLIARVVPGERLAELADVARGLGLACLVEVHADSELMPALAARPAALGVNARDLDTLAMDAALVERLIPRIPGEVVAVAESGLATRGDVERVAARGADAVLVGTAISGAADPGAALGSLVGVERRGRAERAP; translated from the coding sequence GTGCTGCCCGGGATCCTGCGGGAGGCGGAACGGCGGGCTGCCGCCGCGCGTGGGGAGCGCCCGCGGCTCGAGCGCGAGGCGGCCCGGGCGCCGGACCCGCCCGATTTCGTGGCCTCGCTCGCGGCCGGAGGGCGGGTGGCGGTGATCGCGGAGATCAAGCGCCGCTCGCCATCGGCGGGCCGGCTCGGGGCGGCGGTCGCGGGCGACGTGGCGGCCCTGGGGCGCCGGCTGGCCGAGGCGGGCGCGGCCGCCCTGTCGGTCCTGACGGAGCCGCGGCACTTCGACGGGTCGCTGGAGGATCTCGTGCGCGTGGCCGCGGCGGTGCGCGTGCCGGTGCTGCGGAAGGACTTCCTGCTCGATCCGGCGCAGCTCTACGAGGCACGGGCTGCGGGAGCAGCCGCGGTCCTGCTCATTGCGCGCGTGGTGCCCGGCGAGCGGCTGGCCGAGCTGGCCGACGTGGCGCGCGGCCTCGGCCTGGCCTGTCTGGTGGAAGTGCACGCGGACAGCGAGCTGATGCCCGCGCTGGCGGCGCGACCGGCGGCCCTGGGCGTCAACGCGCGCGACCTGGACACGCTCGCGATGGACGCCGCGCTGGTGGAGCGGCTGATCCCGCGGATACCCGGGGAAGTGGTGGCCGTGGCGGAGAGCGGGTTGGCGACGCGCGGCGACGTCGAGCGGGTGGCGGCGCGCGGGGCCGATGCCGTGCTGGTGGGCACCGCGATCTCGGGCGCGGCGGATCCGGGCGCGGCGCTCGGCTCGCTCGTCGGGGTGGAGCGGCGCGGCCGCGCGGAGCGCGCGCCGTGA
- the fsa gene encoding fructose-6-phosphate aldolase yields the protein MKIYLDTAKLEDIRWAAAAGLIDGVTTNPSLLAKVAGEADPRALLVEICRTVEGPVSAEVVAVDAEGMYREGKELAKLAENVVVKIPMIEEGLTAIRRLSGDGIPVNVTLVFSAMQALLAAKAGAAYVSPFVGRLDDVGHEGMEVVRQIRTVFRNYDIETELLAASLRHPLHVLQAALAGADIGTMPPAVLRQLLLHPLTDRGLDQFLNDWSRLAARAKAEEPTP from the coding sequence ATGAAGATCTATCTCGACACCGCGAAGCTCGAAGACATCCGCTGGGCTGCCGCCGCGGGGCTCATCGACGGCGTGACCACGAACCCGAGCCTGCTGGCCAAGGTCGCGGGCGAGGCGGATCCGCGGGCGCTGCTGGTGGAGATCTGCCGCACCGTCGAGGGCCCCGTCTCCGCCGAGGTGGTCGCGGTGGACGCCGAGGGGATGTACCGCGAGGGCAAGGAGCTGGCGAAGCTCGCGGAGAACGTGGTGGTCAAGATCCCGATGATCGAGGAGGGACTGACCGCGATCCGGCGGCTCTCCGGCGACGGCATCCCGGTCAACGTGACGCTCGTCTTCTCGGCGATGCAGGCGCTGCTCGCGGCCAAGGCGGGAGCAGCCTACGTGAGCCCGTTCGTCGGCCGGCTCGACGACGTCGGGCACGAGGGGATGGAGGTCGTCCGTCAGATCCGCACCGTGTTCCGCAACTACGACATCGAGACCGAGCTGCTGGCGGCGTCGCTCCGGCACCCGCTGCACGTGTTGCAGGCCGCGCTGGCGGGGGCGGACATCGGCACGATGCCGCCGGCCGTGCTCCGGCAGCTGCTGCTGCACCCGCTCACCGACCGCGGCCTCGACCAGTTCCTCAACGACTGGAGCAGGCTCGCGGCACGCGCCAAGGCGGAGGAGCCCACGCCGTGA
- the lexA gene encoding transcriptional repressor LexA has translation MVPLTKRQREILDYLTGYIGDHGFAPSFEEIASAMKYASLATVHEHLTNLERKGVIRRAYNESRSIEVLSRARAPGVVEVPLLGAVAAGEPIEAVQEQESITLPEEMLPATGPNYVLRVRGDSMIDEQIRDGDYVVVTSRNSARNGEMVIALLQGTHATVKKFYREKSGWIRLQPANAAVEPIVVHEDDVTIQGVVVGVIRKY, from the coding sequence ATGGTACCGCTCACCAAGCGTCAGCGCGAGATCCTGGACTATCTGACCGGCTACATCGGAGACCACGGCTTCGCGCCGAGCTTCGAGGAAATCGCCTCGGCGATGAAGTACGCGTCCCTCGCCACGGTCCACGAGCATCTCACCAATCTCGAGCGCAAGGGCGTGATCCGCCGCGCGTACAACGAGAGCCGGTCCATCGAGGTGCTCTCCAGGGCGCGCGCCCCCGGCGTGGTCGAAGTGCCGCTCCTCGGCGCCGTCGCGGCCGGCGAGCCCATCGAGGCCGTCCAGGAGCAGGAATCGATCACCCTGCCCGAGGAGATGCTCCCGGCCACGGGCCCGAACTACGTCCTCCGGGTGCGCGGCGACTCGATGATCGACGAGCAGATCCGTGACGGGGACTACGTCGTCGTCACCAGCCGCAACAGCGCGCGGAACGGGGAGATGGTCATCGCGCTCCTGCAGGGCACGCACGCCACCGTGAAGAAGTTCTACCGCGAGAAAAGCGGCTGGATACGGCTGCAGCCCGCGAACGCCGCCGTGGAGCCGATCGTCGTTCACGAGGACGACGTCACGATCCAGGGCGTCGTGGTAGGCGTGATCCGCAAGTACTAG
- a CDS encoding trypsin-like peptidase domain-containing protein, whose product MRTAPMVAAALAALGCAGRLAAQQQPYDVVGAGRHSALSVAAARVGPAVVSVNVVRRERTLPRTVFDLFFLPPGSERVVQGLGSGFIVTADGMIITNQHVVTGADSIVVTLRDGRNFPARLLGEDARTDVAVVKIEGSDFPVARIGRTGDLATGDWVVAIGNPYGFLLGNSEPSVTAGVVSALKRSVVPSAGQPGLYVDMIQTDAAINPGNSGGPLVDAAGEVVGVNSFILSESGGNVGLGFAIPIERAMRVARDLRAYGRVRRGWTGVQIAEPSATSDAWRRQVGVVVQHVAPGSPGDQAGIAEGDTIIRVGSRPVRNYLDWEASLLDLDVGDTLHVALRRTGGISLATVRASDLPSERAQRVTLGDLELVTVTPAIQAERQLRNSYGALVVSAGPESQQTLGLQAGDVVLRINNEDITDAEQVRKVIAYFRNRGEVTLWFDRHGQYNWVQF is encoded by the coding sequence GTGAGGACCGCCCCGATGGTCGCCGCCGCGCTGGCGGCGCTGGGCTGCGCCGGACGGCTGGCGGCGCAGCAGCAGCCTTACGACGTGGTGGGCGCCGGCCGGCATTCGGCGCTGAGCGTCGCGGCCGCCCGCGTGGGCCCCGCGGTCGTGAGCGTGAACGTCGTGCGGCGCGAGCGCACCCTGCCCCGCACCGTGTTCGACCTGTTCTTCCTGCCCCCCGGCTCGGAGCGGGTGGTCCAGGGCCTCGGCTCCGGGTTCATCGTCACCGCCGACGGCATGATCATCACCAACCAGCACGTGGTGACGGGGGCCGACTCGATCGTCGTGACGCTGCGCGACGGCCGCAACTTCCCCGCCCGGCTGCTGGGCGAGGACGCGCGCACCGACGTCGCGGTCGTCAAGATCGAGGGCAGCGACTTCCCGGTGGCGCGCATCGGCCGCACCGGCGACCTCGCGACCGGCGACTGGGTGGTCGCGATCGGCAATCCGTACGGCTTCCTGCTCGGCAACAGCGAGCCCTCGGTGACCGCGGGCGTCGTGAGCGCCCTCAAGCGCTCGGTGGTGCCCTCCGCCGGCCAGCCGGGCCTGTACGTGGACATGATCCAGACCGACGCGGCGATCAACCCGGGCAACTCCGGCGGGCCGCTGGTCGACGCGGCGGGCGAGGTGGTCGGCGTCAACTCGTTCATCCTCTCCGAGTCGGGCGGCAACGTCGGCCTCGGCTTCGCGATCCCGATCGAGCGGGCGATGCGCGTGGCCCGCGACCTCAGAGCGTACGGCCGCGTGCGCCGCGGCTGGACCGGCGTCCAGATCGCGGAGCCGAGTGCCACCTCCGACGCGTGGCGGCGCCAGGTGGGCGTGGTGGTGCAGCACGTCGCGCCCGGCAGTCCGGGGGACCAGGCCGGGATCGCCGAGGGCGACACCATCATCCGGGTCGGCAGCCGGCCGGTGCGCAACTACCTCGACTGGGAGGCGTCGCTCCTCGACCTCGACGTGGGCGACACGCTCCACGTCGCGCTGCGCCGCACGGGAGGGATCTCCCTCGCGACGGTCCGCGCCTCGGACCTGCCGTCCGAGCGGGCCCAGCGGGTCACCCTGGGCGACCTGGAGCTGGTGACCGTCACGCCGGCCATCCAGGCGGAGCGCCAGCTGCGGAACTCGTACGGCGCCCTGGTGGTGAGCGCGGGCCCGGAGTCGCAGCAGACTCTGGGCCTGCAGGCCGGCGACGTGGTCCTGCGGATCAACAACGAGGACATCACCGACGCGGAGCAGGTGCGGAAGGTCATCGCCTACTTCCGCAATCGCGGCGAGGTGACGCTGTGGTTCGACCGGCACGGCCAGTACAACTGGGTCCAGTTCTGA
- the trpD gene encoding anthranilate phosphoribosyltransferase, producing the protein MPPTDPVSRAIGMLAERRDLPASLASQAFGQVMAGEATPVQTTALLVALRVKGETAPELEGAALALRAAMVRIDAGAPEALVDTCGTGGGAIGTFNISTGAALVAAGAGARVVKHGNRSFTSRSGSADVLEALGVEIELDPSRAAGVLERCGMVFLFAPLFHPAMRHVGPVRRELGLTTIMNLIGPLANPAGALRQVAGVADPERARLMADTLGLLGAQRALVVHGRAGLDEIAPPGLGQTEVHEVVAGRVRHWTLDAERFGLETGDAKELAGGSPEDNARIVTAILAGKDRTVRRSAVVINAAAALVAAGVAEQWEQAVARAADALESGAALAVLERLRAER; encoded by the coding sequence ATGCCCCCCACCGATCCCGTCTCCCGCGCCATCGGCATGCTCGCCGAGCGCCGCGACCTCCCGGCCTCGCTCGCGTCCCAGGCGTTCGGCCAGGTGATGGCGGGCGAGGCGACGCCGGTGCAGACCACCGCGCTGCTGGTCGCGCTCCGCGTCAAGGGCGAAACGGCCCCGGAGCTCGAGGGTGCCGCCCTCGCGCTGCGCGCGGCGATGGTGCGCATCGACGCGGGCGCGCCGGAAGCCCTGGTGGACACCTGCGGCACCGGCGGCGGCGCGATCGGGACCTTCAACATCTCCACCGGGGCGGCGTTGGTCGCGGCAGGAGCCGGCGCGCGCGTCGTGAAGCACGGCAACCGCTCGTTCACCTCGCGCTCGGGCAGCGCCGACGTGCTCGAGGCGCTGGGCGTCGAGATCGAGCTCGACCCGTCGCGCGCCGCCGGCGTGCTGGAGCGCTGCGGAATGGTGTTCCTGTTCGCGCCCCTGTTCCATCCCGCGATGCGGCACGTCGGCCCGGTGCGGCGCGAGCTGGGCCTGACGACCATCATGAACCTGATCGGCCCCCTGGCCAACCCGGCCGGCGCGCTGCGCCAGGTGGCCGGCGTCGCCGATCCCGAGCGCGCGCGGCTGATGGCCGACACCCTGGGCCTCCTCGGCGCGCAGCGCGCCCTGGTCGTGCACGGGCGCGCGGGCCTGGACGAGATCGCGCCGCCCGGCCTCGGCCAGACCGAGGTCCACGAGGTGGTGGCCGGCCGCGTGAGGCACTGGACGCTCGACGCGGAGCGGTTCGGCCTCGAGACGGGGGACGCGAAGGAGCTGGCCGGAGGAAGCCCGGAGGACAACGCCCGGATCGTGACCGCCATCCTCGCGGGGAAGGACCGGACGGTGCGCCGGAGCGCCGTCGTGATCAACGCCGCGGCGGCCCTGGTGGCCGCCGGCGTCGCAGAGCAGTGGGAGCAGGCGGTCGCCCGTGCGGCCGACGCCCTGGAGTCGGGCGCGGCGCTGGCGGTGCTCGAGCGGCTGCGCGCCGAGCGGTGA
- the truA gene encoding tRNA pseudouridine(38-40) synthase TruA codes for MAARPTLLLLQYDGGAFAGWQRQPAARTVQGDVEDILARLLGRPTPVIGAGRTDAGVHATGQAAAAMVPERWTPQDLVRAMNALLPSDIWIASASRMVAGFNPRRHAVERTYCYRIGTDAAARSPFRWRYEWGLAGPLDAALLAAAARQLVGEHSFLALSAKGPERAHWRCKVLEALWLRREQAEGLEFWITADRFLHHMVRFVVGLMVDIARGRRPLGDLRRLLAARDNREASPPAPAHGLFLVGVRYPKHLYVTVS; via the coding sequence ATGGCGGCGCGGCCGACCCTCTTGCTGCTGCAGTACGACGGCGGGGCATTTGCGGGGTGGCAGCGTCAGCCGGCAGCGCGCACGGTCCAGGGCGACGTCGAGGACATCCTGGCGCGACTCCTGGGCAGGCCAACGCCGGTGATCGGGGCCGGACGCACGGACGCCGGGGTGCATGCCACAGGTCAGGCGGCGGCGGCGATGGTCCCCGAGCGGTGGACACCGCAGGACCTGGTGCGCGCGATGAATGCACTCCTACCCTCCGACATCTGGATCGCGTCGGCGTCCCGCATGGTCGCCGGCTTCAACCCGCGGCGCCACGCGGTCGAGCGCACCTACTGCTACCGCATCGGCACCGATGCGGCGGCGCGCTCGCCGTTCCGGTGGCGCTACGAGTGGGGCCTCGCCGGCCCGCTCGACGCGGCGCTGCTCGCGGCGGCGGCCCGCCAGCTCGTGGGCGAGCACAGCTTCCTCGCCCTCTCGGCCAAGGGCCCGGAGCGCGCGCACTGGCGCTGCAAGGTGCTGGAGGCGCTGTGGCTCCGGCGCGAGCAGGCGGAGGGGCTGGAGTTCTGGATCACCGCCGACCGGTTCCTGCACCACATGGTGCGGTTCGTGGTCGGCCTGATGGTGGACATCGCGCGCGGCCGGCGGCCGCTGGGCGACCTGCGCCGGCTGCTCGCGGCCCGGGACAACCGGGAGGCCTCGCCCCCGGCTCCCGCGCACGGCCTGTTCCTGGTGGGCGTGCGCTATCCGAAGCACCTCTACGTCACGGTCTCATGA
- a CDS encoding HEAT repeat domain-containing protein has product MGATPELALPPTAVEELMQALAKGLRAHQLYLPNNPVYQKAIENLRAAFKPIWEAQDELVLDVFEGELHWEGNVVYSQPSRSESFAWVFFKDGVRSLTLLAGVEQEEILGLLDVVHRARTLQPDDSDDLLTLLWEKDFQRIRYVFQELATDAGGMQLPSTDELTATAGATHQVAAAVEEEAPPRPGLVRADEFDTTLYFLDEREITQLREEVNREYAQDLRRSVLAVLFDVMELQPFPTVRAELISILDSFLPHLLGAGDFLSVAYVLREVRTVLQRARELLPEHRKALADLPGRLSQPEALSQLLQSLDEAAAHPSPEELGELFAELRPEALPTLLSWLPRVTNQRLKVVLEQSLQRLAAEHVPDLVGAIAGADPAVALEAVKLAGRLKLQPAIAALAQSLGHEETAIRVAAVQALADFATPAALQGLERALDDADRDVRLTAVRVLMQHRHRGALPRVTAAVEGKSVRAADLTEKMAFFEAYGSLVGESGVAALDAMLNSGGFLKRKEDPETRACAALALGRIGTPSARQALERATGSKEALIRNAVSRALRGLPPGS; this is encoded by the coding sequence ATGGGTGCGACTCCCGAGCTGGCGCTGCCGCCGACGGCGGTCGAGGAGCTGATGCAGGCTCTCGCCAAGGGGTTGCGCGCCCACCAGCTCTACCTCCCCAACAATCCGGTCTACCAGAAGGCCATCGAGAACCTGCGCGCCGCGTTCAAGCCCATCTGGGAGGCGCAGGACGAGCTGGTGCTGGACGTGTTCGAGGGCGAGCTGCACTGGGAGGGCAACGTCGTCTACAGCCAGCCGTCCCGCAGCGAGAGCTTCGCGTGGGTGTTCTTCAAGGACGGCGTGCGCTCGCTCACCCTCCTCGCCGGGGTCGAGCAGGAGGAGATCCTCGGGCTGCTCGACGTCGTGCACCGGGCGCGCACGCTGCAGCCCGACGACAGCGACGACCTGCTGACCCTGCTGTGGGAGAAGGACTTCCAGCGCATCCGCTACGTCTTCCAGGAGCTGGCCACCGACGCCGGCGGGATGCAGCTGCCCTCCACCGACGAGCTGACCGCCACGGCCGGTGCGACGCACCAGGTCGCGGCGGCCGTGGAGGAGGAGGCGCCGCCGCGGCCCGGCCTGGTGCGGGCCGACGAGTTCGACACGACCCTGTACTTCCTGGACGAGCGCGAGATCACTCAGCTCCGGGAGGAAGTGAACCGGGAGTACGCGCAGGACCTCCGCCGCAGCGTGCTCGCGGTGCTGTTCGACGTGATGGAGCTGCAGCCGTTCCCCACGGTCCGCGCCGAGCTGATCTCGATCCTCGACAGCTTCCTCCCGCACCTGCTGGGGGCCGGGGACTTCCTGTCGGTGGCGTACGTGCTGCGCGAGGTCCGCACGGTCCTGCAGCGGGCGCGCGAGCTGCTCCCCGAGCACCGCAAGGCGCTGGCGGATCTGCCCGGCCGGCTGTCGCAGCCGGAGGCGCTGTCGCAGCTGCTGCAGTCGCTCGACGAGGCCGCCGCCCATCCGTCGCCCGAGGAGCTGGGCGAGCTGTTCGCGGAGCTGCGGCCCGAGGCCCTGCCCACGCTGCTCTCCTGGCTGCCGCGGGTCACCAACCAGCGGCTGAAGGTGGTGCTCGAGCAGTCGCTGCAGCGCCTGGCCGCGGAGCACGTGCCGGACCTGGTGGGCGCCATCGCGGGGGCCGACCCGGCGGTCGCGCTGGAAGCCGTGAAGCTGGCCGGCCGGCTCAAGCTCCAGCCGGCGATCGCGGCCCTGGCGCAGTCGCTGGGGCACGAGGAGACCGCCATCCGCGTCGCGGCCGTGCAGGCCCTCGCCGACTTCGCGACCCCGGCTGCCCTGCAGGGGCTGGAGCGCGCCCTCGACGACGCCGACCGGGACGTGCGGCTGACGGCGGTGCGCGTGCTGATGCAGCACCGGCACCGGGGCGCGCTGCCCAGGGTCACCGCCGCGGTGGAAGGCAAGTCGGTGCGGGCGGCGGACCTCACCGAGAAGATGGCGTTCTTCGAGGCCTATGGCTCGCTGGTGGGCGAGTCGGGCGTGGCGGCGCTCGACGCGATGCTCAACAGCGGCGGGTTCCTCAAGCGCAAGGAGGACCCGGAGACCCGCGCGTGCGCGGCGCTCGCACTGGGCCGGATCGGCACGCCCTCGGCGCGCCAGGCGCTGGAGCGCGCCACCGGGTCGAAGGAGGCGCTGATTCGCAACGCCGTCAGCCGCGCGCTGCGCGGCCTGCCGCCGGGGAGCTGA
- the purB gene encoding adenylosuccinate lyase: MSDQERYVSPLATRYASPAMQRLWGAATRIGLWRRLWIALAEAERELGLAIPAEAIEQMRAHADEVDFERAAEYEGRFRHDVMAHVHAFGDVAPAARPFIHLGATSAFVTDNADLLLLREALRLVELRLGAVLRAWRGVAARHRAVPTLAYTHLQPAQLTTVGKRAALWMQGFAADLAEVRHRREDLALLGCKGTTGTQASFLDLFGGDHDKVRRLDRCIAEKMGFARVVPISGQTYPRKVDAQVLSVLAGVAQSAAKCAADLRLLQHLGEVLEPFEAEQVGSSAMAYKRNPMRAERIASLARYAMHLPANAEETAAQQWFERTLDDSANRRVVLPEAFLAVDAILVLMADVASGLEVREAVIGRHVARELPFMATERCLMLGVKAGGDRQSLHEVVRRHSLAVAKAVAEQDAPNDLLERLAADPAFRAVPVAEVARSLAPAAFVGRAPEQVDEFLRDVIDPLVAGLPEAPPAEVKV; encoded by the coding sequence GTGAGCGACCAGGAGCGCTACGTCTCGCCGCTGGCCACCCGCTACGCCTCCCCGGCGATGCAGCGCCTGTGGGGCGCGGCGACCCGCATCGGCCTGTGGCGGCGCCTGTGGATCGCGCTGGCGGAAGCCGAGCGCGAGCTGGGGCTCGCGATCCCGGCCGAGGCGATCGAGCAGATGCGCGCCCACGCCGACGAAGTGGATTTCGAGCGGGCCGCGGAGTACGAGGGCCGCTTCCGCCACGACGTGATGGCCCACGTCCACGCCTTCGGCGACGTCGCCCCGGCGGCGCGGCCGTTCATCCACCTCGGCGCGACGTCGGCGTTCGTCACCGACAACGCCGACCTCCTGCTGCTGCGCGAGGCGCTGCGGCTGGTGGAGCTGCGCCTGGGCGCCGTGCTCCGCGCGTGGCGCGGCGTCGCGGCCCGCCATCGCGCGGTCCCGACGCTGGCCTACACGCACCTGCAGCCCGCCCAGCTCACCACGGTGGGCAAACGCGCGGCGCTGTGGATGCAGGGCTTCGCGGCCGACCTGGCGGAGGTGCGGCACCGCCGTGAGGACCTCGCCCTGCTCGGCTGCAAGGGCACCACCGGGACCCAGGCCTCGTTCCTCGACCTGTTCGGGGGCGACCACGACAAGGTCCGCCGGCTCGACCGGTGCATCGCCGAGAAGATGGGCTTCGCGCGCGTGGTGCCGATCAGCGGCCAGACATATCCGCGCAAGGTGGACGCGCAGGTGCTGTCGGTGCTCGCGGGCGTCGCGCAGTCGGCGGCCAAGTGCGCGGCCGACCTGCGGCTGCTGCAGCACCTCGGCGAGGTGCTCGAGCCCTTCGAGGCCGAGCAGGTGGGGTCGTCCGCGATGGCTTACAAGCGCAACCCGATGCGTGCCGAGCGGATCGCGTCGCTGGCGCGCTACGCGATGCACCTGCCCGCCAACGCCGAGGAGACCGCGGCCCAGCAGTGGTTCGAGCGGACGCTCGACGACAGCGCGAACCGGCGGGTGGTGCTCCCGGAGGCGTTCCTGGCGGTGGACGCGATCCTGGTGCTGATGGCGGACGTGGCCTCCGGCCTCGAGGTGCGGGAGGCGGTGATCGGCCGGCACGTCGCCCGCGAGCTGCCGTTCATGGCCACCGAGCGCTGCCTGATGCTGGGGGTCAAGGCCGGCGGCGACCGGCAGAGCCTGCACGAGGTGGTGCGGCGCCACAGCCTCGCCGTGGCGAAGGCCGTGGCCGAGCAGGACGCGCCGAACGACCTGCTGGAGCGGCTCGCGGCCGACCCGGCCTTCCGCGCGGTGCCGGTCGCCGAGGTGGCGCGCTCCCTGGCGCCGGCGGCGTTCGTCGGCCGGGCACCGGAGCAGGTGGACGAGTTCCTGCGCGACGTGATCGATCCCCTGGTGGCGGGCCTGCCCGAGGCGCCGCCCGCGGAGGTGAAGGTATGA
- the trpB gene encoding tryptophan synthase subunit beta yields MTGRFGAYGGRYVPETLMRALEELAATWDGLAADAPFWAEYDGLLADYVGRPTPLSEAPRLSEAVGARVLLKREDLNHTGAHKINNALGQVLLARRMGKRRIIAETGAGQHGVATATVCARFGLGCVIYMGEEDMARQALNVYRMRLLGAEVRPVSSGTRTLKDATSEAIRDWVTNVETTHYIIGSVVGPDPYPRLVRDLQAVIGREARRQCLERVGALPACVVACVGGGSNALGIWTAFLADAGVELVGVEAAGTGLAGGTHSASLLAGRPGVLHGSLSYLLQDADGQVSPAHSVAPGLDYPGVGPEHAALKDAGRARYVAVDDAAALDAFARLSRLEGVIPALESAHAVAWVLGEAGRWKAGAVVVVNLSGRGDKDVAAAAALESRAE; encoded by the coding sequence GTGACCGGGCGGTTCGGTGCGTACGGCGGGCGGTACGTGCCCGAGACGCTGATGCGCGCCCTGGAGGAGCTGGCCGCGACCTGGGATGGGCTCGCCGCCGACGCGCCGTTCTGGGCGGAGTACGACGGGTTGCTCGCGGACTACGTGGGAAGGCCGACGCCGCTCTCGGAGGCGCCGCGCCTCTCGGAGGCGGTCGGGGCCCGCGTGCTGCTGAAGCGGGAGGACCTGAACCACACCGGGGCGCACAAGATCAACAACGCGCTCGGCCAGGTGCTGCTCGCGCGGCGGATGGGCAAGCGGCGCATCATCGCCGAGACGGGCGCCGGCCAGCACGGGGTGGCGACGGCGACCGTGTGCGCGCGGTTCGGCCTCGGGTGCGTGATCTACATGGGCGAGGAGGACATGGCGCGGCAGGCGCTGAACGTGTACCGGATGCGCCTGCTCGGCGCGGAGGTCCGGCCGGTCTCCTCGGGCACCCGCACCCTCAAGGACGCGACCAGCGAAGCCATCCGCGATTGGGTCACGAATGTGGAGACCACGCACTATATTATCGGCTCCGTCGTCGGGCCCGACCCGTATCCACGACTGGTGCGCGACCTCCAGGCCGTGATCGGGCGCGAGGCTCGGCGGCAGTGCCTGGAGCGGGTCGGCGCGCTTCCTGCCTGTGTGGTGGCCTGCGTGGGCGGCGGCTCGAACGCGTTGGGGATCTGGACGGCGTTCCTGGCCGACGCCGGCGTGGAGCTGGTCGGGGTCGAGGCGGCTGGCACGGGGCTGGCCGGCGGCACGCACTCGGCGTCGCTCCTGGCGGGCCGGCCGGGCGTGCTGCACGGGAGCCTGAGCTACCTGCTCCAGGACGCCGACGGGCAGGTGAGCCCCGCGCACTCGGTGGCCCCGGGACTCGACTACCCGGGGGTCGGCCCGGAGCACGCGGCGCTCAAGGATGCGGGCCGCGCGCGCTACGTGGCCGTGGACGACGCCGCCGCGCTCGACGCCTTCGCGCGGCTGAGCCGGCTGGAGGGCGTGATCCCGGCGCTGGAGAGCGCGCACGCGGTGGCGTGGGTGCTCGGCGAGGCCGGCCGCTGGAAGGCCGGTGCGGTCGTGGTAGTGAACCTCAGCGGGCGCGGCGACAAGGACGTCGCCGCGGCCGCGGCACTCGAGAGCAGGGCCGAGTGA